CCCTATGTCGATCCACACTTACCTTATTCATTGAGCATATTCTTAGGAGGCTTGCATAGGAGAAGCAGGCCAAAAGTCACCCATTGCCGTTATAGAAATATATTTACTATTTTAGTCAAAGGAGAGCAGCTAAAAAAACTAGTACTTTTATTCATGCACTGGTTGTTTCAGCAGGCCTAAATTGATTTAAAAGGAAGTAAGCGACGATGAGTAATATCACCTTGAAGGAATTGGCAAAAAAGTTGGGGATTTCGATATCTACGGTATCGAAAGCCTTGAACGATAGTTTTGAAATTAGTGATGAAACGAAGCAACGCGTTCGTGATATGGCTGATGAATATGACTATCGACCAAATATCCTGGCGAAAAGCCTAAAAACGGGGCGCAGCAATACTATCGCGGTTATTATTCCCTATCTGGCAAATCCATTTCAGTCGCAGATTCTTGAGGGCGCTCAGCAGGCGGCCTATGAGCGTAATTACAAGCTGGTTTTTATGCAAAGTAGGGAGAATGCCGACTTGGAGCGCGACTCGTTGCGCACCTTACATCAACAGAATATCGATGGCGTGATCATAACGCCTTCCGCAAACAGCGATCTGAAATACCTCAAGCAGTTTCATCAAAATTGTCCTCTAGTTTTGGTCGATCGTATAGACTTTGAACTGGATACATTCAAGATTGGCGTTAATAATGAAAAAGGCGCTTTCGACGCTACGCAGCATCTTATCGATATGGGAAGAAAGGATATTGTGGTGCTTTGTGGGATGAATATTGGCGTGAGTCAGAAGCGAATTGCTGGATATAAGAAGGCTTTGTTGGCTAATTACATACCCGAAAAGGTAGAAAACATTATTCAAGTGGATTACGGTCAATCCCGTGAGGATTTGATAAAAAACCTGACCAATATCCTAGCAACGAAACTCAAAGAACATAAGGGGCCTATCGGTCTTTTGGGTACAACGGATACGCTTACCGTCAGTGCCCTTGGTATTCTTTCAAAGTTAGGTGTTTCCGTCCCGGAGCAGGTTGCGGTTATTGGTTTTGCAAATACGGAAGTTGCGGAGTCGCTCAATCCTTCTCTCTCGACGATTATTCAGCCGGCATTTGATATCGGCTATAAGGGAGTGGAGAAGTTAATAGAATTAGTCGAGTCGAAAAACCGCTCACAGGTTGATTTCGACACGACCATATTGGATACCACGATTATACCCCGTCGCTCTTCTACAGCTTAACAGGTTTCATTCTAGGTACTAATATTTTCATAATACACCAAGCGATCAAGTACGCGACAGCACAAAAGGTAAAGATGATCATATAACCTTTATCAATCCCGTTTACTACCGTCTGGCCTTGTGCAGCCAACTGCTTTAAGAATTCTTCAATATTTGCGACACCCTGTTGCTCAAAGAAAGCTTTCTTACTCTCCACATTGGCCAGTTCCGGGAATCGAGTTACTAGGTTTTCACCATTCACTTGGCTCCAGTTGGTTTCGGCATGGTCAAACAGCTTTCCAGAATAAATATTGATGAAAAATGATCCCAAACCACCTGCTAATCCACCAATTCCGGTAACCGTTGCAATGGCTTTCTTAGGGAACATATCGCCGACTGTCGAGAAGATATTTGCCGACCAAGACTGGTGAGCTGCTGCTCCAACTCCGATTAATAAAACCGGAATCCAGAAAGATATATGTCCGTAAGGCTGTGCAAGCAATACCACTAATGGGAAGAACGCAAAGATCAACATAGCGCGCATACGTCCGGCGTATGCATTCATCCCTTTATTGATAAAATAAGAAGGTAGCCAACCACCTATAATGGACAGCATTGTGATGCTATACAATACAAAAAGGGCTAACTGACCATTCAAATCGGATGATTTGATGCCATAAACTGAACTTAGGTAGGCAGGCATCCAGAACAAGTAGAACCACCATACGCCGTCGGTCATAAACTTACCAATAGCGAATGCCCATGTTTGTTTATGTTTCAAACAGTTCATGATTGTTACTTTACCGGTCGGAACCGCATCCGCAGTTGTTGCTTGCTGCGCTTCCAAAATATCATCCTGCTGTATATAACTTAATTCTGCTTCGTTTACTTTAGGGTGTACCTCGGGCTTATCGTACATGTAGATCCAAAAGCCCATCCATACGAATCCAAGCGCACCGATAATAATAAAAGACATTTCCCAACCATACCATTTTGCGATAACCGGGATAGAAAGAGGGGCAGCAAGAGCACCGATAGTCGAACCGGCATTGAAAATACTTGTTGCTAATGCTCTGTCTTTTTTCGGGAAATATTCTGCTGTTGTTTTGATCGCGGCAGGGAAGTTTCCAGCCTCACCGATGGCTAATACAAATCGGGCGAAGATAAAGAGTACGACAGACACATTGACTACACGCGCAACATCATGCACGTTGGCAATGGCCTCTTTCGCTCCTTCAAACCCAACGAACCACTCACCGGCAAGGATGCCCGACGTAGCAATGCCACAGTAGGCATGAAGAATCGCACCGACCGACCAGACTCCTATAGCCCATAAGAAGCCTTTCTTGGTGTCCATCCAATCGACAAAACGACCAGCAAAGAGCATCCCCACAGCATAAAATATAGAGAATAGGGCGGTAATTAGTCCGTAGTCATTATTTGTCCAATGAAATTCTGGCGAGATAAAGTCTTTCCATGTGAGCGATAATACTTGTCTGTCCAGGTAATTGATCGTTGTGGCGAAAAATAGCAACGCACAAATGGTCCACCTATATTTTCCTGCTTTCTGTTCGTTCATTAGTTTATGATCTTGGTTAAGTGCTTTAGGCTAAACTGAGCAGGAACCGTTTGATTGTTAGGTTTTGGGTTGTGCTGTCAGACTGACCTACTGGTATAGCGTTTATAATATTCCCAATTTTATTAAATATCTCTGGTATTTGAAAACTTTAGTTACGCTATCGTTTTCGGAGATTAATACGAGCGGTCGTTACGGCCGCTAAGTAGTCACCTGGAAGCCTGAGAAGTGGGGGTAGGAATCGATACTGCATTTCGGGAAATCCTAAGCCTAGTCGAAATCGATTTCGCAGATAAAAGGGCTTATCGCTAATTGTTAGTCCTATATTAATCAAATAAAACAAACTATGTTATGGAAACTACCTTTGAAAGCAGGTATGCTATTGGACCAAATGAAACCAAAACTTTAGACACGAAAGGACTGCGTGAGAACTTTTTAATCGACAGGTTATTTTGGAACGATCGCATTCACTTTGTTTACACACATTTTGACCGTTACATGGCTGGGGGTGCAATGCCGGTCGATCAGAAGTTAAAGCTAGAAACGATAGAACCTCTTTTAAAAGAGGAGTTCTTCTTGAGCCGTCGCGAATTAGGAATCATCAATGTTGGTGGAGCAGGCACAGTAGAGGTGGACGGCGAACAGATCGACTTAGGAACCAAGGAGGCTTTGTATATAGGCAAGGGTGTGAAGGATGTTTACTTCAGCAGTAAGAATGCGGCAGAGCCTGCAAAGTTCTATCTGAATTCTACGCCAGCACATCATAGCTATCCGACGAGGAAAGTGACAAAGGAACAGGCGAATAAGATTGAACTGGGTTCGTTGGAGACTTCCAATCACCGCGTGATCAATCAAATGCTATTGCATACAGTCATCGAAACTTGCCAACTGCAAATGGGGATGACTGAATTGAAGCCGGGTTCCGTGTGGAACACGATGCCTGCGCATACTCACGACAGAAGAATGGAAGTTTACTTCTATTTTGATCTTCCGGAAGGCCAGTCAGTTTCGCACTTTATGGGGCCGGTTGACGAAACTCGCCATATCTGGATGCAGAATGAGCAAGCGGTCATTTCTCCACCATGGTCTATCCACTCGGGTGCAGGCACTAGTAATTATACTTTTATTTGGGGGATGGCCGGAGAGAATATGGATTATGATGATATGGACAAGAGTTCGATAACAGAACTGAGATAATATGAAAAAATTACTCTTGCTATGCTTGATGAGCGCAGGGGCTGTTTACAACAGCTATGCCCAGCAGCATATCTTGGTCTCGAACCCAACGAATCTGAGCCGACAGGAATTGATATCAATCCCTTACGCGAAGTTTCAGCAACATTTTAATTTGGATACCCTTTTTACGGTGAAGGATGCAAGTGGCAATACATTGCCTCACCAAATAGAGAGATTAGGCGGCCAAACGCCGGTGAATGTATTGGTTCAGGTTGCTGTAGCGCCGAAAGAACGCGTCACATTGACGGTAGCTGAAGGTACGCCGACCGCTGTTGTGCCGAACACCTATGCGCGGTATGTTCCTGAGCGGTTTGACGATTTTGCATGGGAGAATGATGTGGTCGCTTTCCGAATGTATGGCAAGGCATTAGAGGGACGTAAGGATGACGCGCAGGGTATGGATTATTGGGCAAAGCGCACCGATCAGCTGATAATCAATAAGTGGTATAAAACTGATGACTACCATAAAGACCACGGCGAAGGAATGGACTACTATTCGGTAGGACAAACGCTAGGAGCTGGGGATGTTGCTCTATACTTCAATGATGATGTGAAATATACCAAACATTACCGTCGGTATCAGGTATTAGACAATGGTCCGCTGCGTACGACCTTTCGTTTAGAGTTTGATCCTGAAGAGGTCGAAGGGCAGCAGATTAGCCTGAGCAAAACCATCAGTTTGGATGCGGGTAGTCATTTCAATAAGATTGCCTTGCATTTTAATAACTCCTCCAATAAATCGACTCCAATTGCGATTGGAATAGTAAAGAGAAAGGAAGAGAATCCTTTGTTGACAGTGGGGAAAGGCAATAATTCTTTAGCTTATTGGGAGCCTGAAATTAATGCAAGCGGGCGTACCGGTGTTGCGGTTATTGTGCCTAATCAAAAGGTTAGATACAATAATAATCGTCCGGAGCAAGCTTTGCTGATCAGTTCGGCGAAAAGCGGGAATGACTTTGTCTACTACAATGGAGCTGCATGGGATCGTGCGGGGAAAATAACCAATGCAGAGGCTTGGAATAAAGTGGTTGAGGAGTATAAGAATAAATTGAAGAAACCTTTGAAGGTAGTTTTAAAATAAGAAATAATGAGT
The DNA window shown above is from Sphingobacterium hotanense and carries:
- a CDS encoding LacI family DNA-binding transcriptional regulator; protein product: MSNITLKELAKKLGISISTVSKALNDSFEISDETKQRVRDMADEYDYRPNILAKSLKTGRSNTIAVIIPYLANPFQSQILEGAQQAAYERNYKLVFMQSRENADLERDSLRTLHQQNIDGVIITPSANSDLKYLKQFHQNCPLVLVDRIDFELDTFKIGVNNEKGAFDATQHLIDMGRKDIVVLCGMNIGVSQKRIAGYKKALLANYIPEKVENIIQVDYGQSREDLIKNLTNILATKLKEHKGPIGLLGTTDTLTVSALGILSKLGVSVPEQVAVIGFANTEVAESLNPSLSTIIQPAFDIGYKGVEKLIELVESKNRSQVDFDTTILDTTIIPRRSSTA
- a CDS encoding MFS transporter; its protein translation is MNEQKAGKYRWTICALLFFATTINYLDRQVLSLTWKDFISPEFHWTNNDYGLITALFSIFYAVGMLFAGRFVDWMDTKKGFLWAIGVWSVGAILHAYCGIATSGILAGEWFVGFEGAKEAIANVHDVARVVNVSVVLFIFARFVLAIGEAGNFPAAIKTTAEYFPKKDRALATSIFNAGSTIGALAAPLSIPVIAKWYGWEMSFIIIGALGFVWMGFWIYMYDKPEVHPKVNEAELSYIQQDDILEAQQATTADAVPTGKVTIMNCLKHKQTWAFAIGKFMTDGVWWFYLFWMPAYLSSVYGIKSSDLNGQLALFVLYSITMLSIIGGWLPSYFINKGMNAYAGRMRAMLIFAFFPLVVLLAQPYGHISFWIPVLLIGVGAAAHQSWSANIFSTVGDMFPKKAIATVTGIGGLAGGLGSFFINIYSGKLFDHAETNWSQVNGENLVTRFPELANVESKKAFFEQQGVANIEEFLKQLAAQGQTVVNGIDKGYMIIFTFCAVAYLIAWCIMKILVPRMKPVKL
- the kduI gene encoding 5-dehydro-4-deoxy-D-glucuronate isomerase, with translation METTFESRYAIGPNETKTLDTKGLRENFLIDRLFWNDRIHFVYTHFDRYMAGGAMPVDQKLKLETIEPLLKEEFFLSRRELGIINVGGAGTVEVDGEQIDLGTKEALYIGKGVKDVYFSSKNAAEPAKFYLNSTPAHHSYPTRKVTKEQANKIELGSLETSNHRVINQMLLHTVIETCQLQMGMTELKPGSVWNTMPAHTHDRRMEVYFYFDLPEGQSVSHFMGPVDETRHIWMQNEQAVISPPWSIHSGAGTSNYTFIWGMAGENMDYDDMDKSSITELR
- a CDS encoding DUF4861 family protein — encoded protein: MKKLLLLCLMSAGAVYNSYAQQHILVSNPTNLSRQELISIPYAKFQQHFNLDTLFTVKDASGNTLPHQIERLGGQTPVNVLVQVAVAPKERVTLTVAEGTPTAVVPNTYARYVPERFDDFAWENDVVAFRMYGKALEGRKDDAQGMDYWAKRTDQLIINKWYKTDDYHKDHGEGMDYYSVGQTLGAGDVALYFNDDVKYTKHYRRYQVLDNGPLRTTFRLEFDPEEVEGQQISLSKTISLDAGSHFNKIALHFNNSSNKSTPIAIGIVKRKEENPLLTVGKGNNSLAYWEPEINASGRTGVAVIVPNQKVRYNNNRPEQALLISSAKSGNDFVYYNGAAWDRAGKITNAEAWNKVVEEYKNKLKKPLKVVLK